One Microplitis mediator isolate UGA2020A chromosome 3, iyMicMedi2.1, whole genome shotgun sequence DNA segment encodes these proteins:
- the LOC130665553 gene encoding protein KTI12 homolog, giving the protein MPLIIITGLPNSGKTTRGIELQNYFENVYNKKVKVISELETIVKAGYDKNTFFADSKKEKAIRNDIRSSTQHQLNSKDILIIDGSNYIKGYRYELYCLSKSFKTPQCTIYCDIPVERAWLLNQQRPDSYKYSQKIFDALVMRYEMPDNKNRWDSPLFSVTMDDRLQFDDIYHSLYLVKAPKPNMSTQTPQVSSTNYLYELDRISQEIINEIIAAEKLGITHDIKLSGHNLSVDRGANAAQLNRLRRQFLAYSKMLHVEVNQIPLLFVKYLNTNI; this is encoded by the exons atgccgCTAATTATTATCACAGGTCTGCCAAATAGTGGAAAAACTACTCGAGGAATAGAATTGCaaaattatttcgaaaatgtttataataaaaaagttaaagtaATAAGTGAGCTAGAGACAATTGTCAAAGCgggttatgataaaaatacattttttgcag attCAAAAAAAGAGAAGGCAATTCGTAATGACATAAGATCCAGTACGCAGcatcaattaaattcaaaagatattttaattattgacggGAGTAATTACATCAAAGGATATCGTTACGAACTGTATTGTTTATCTAAGTCATTTAAAACACCTCAGTGCACTATTTACTGTGACATTCCTGTAGAAAGAGCCTGGTTATTAAACCAACAGCGACCGGattcttataaatattcacagaaaatttttgacgcACTTGTTATGag atATGAAATgcctgataataaaaatagatggGACTCTCCATTATTTTCAGTGACTATGGATGACAGATTGCAATTCGATGATATATATCATTCACTATATCTCGTTAAAGCTCCTAAGCCAAATATGAGTACTCAGACt ccaCAAGTTTCatcaactaattatttatatgaacTTGATAGAATATCGCAGGAAATCATAAAc GAAATAATAGCGGCTGAAAAGTTGGGTATCACAcatgatataaaattatcaggACATAATTTATCAGTCGACCGCGGAGCAAATGCCGCCCAATTAAATCGTCTGAGGAGGCAGTTTCTTGCGTACAGCAAAATGCTGCACGTTGAAGTAAACCAAATCCCtctattatttgttaaatatctAAACACAAATATATGA
- the LOC130665222 gene encoding carnosine N-methyltransferase isoform X2, which yields MDTVNDNCKKRMSNSYEDEEERKHFQRIVSAFKHYKPHSLQRVRKTENYLSSLPQHHQQLLIKYREHLQQVKVCIEHNAEIIKLITRGAPSIFENVNPPDEHDSTLNSRPILADQEKVQATIKQLIRDWSVQGIEERKTCYQPIIDEIIHQFPPDECDPSKINVLVPGAGLGRLAFEIAKRGYTCQGNEFSLFMLFASYFVLNKCREVNSFKIYPWVHQYMNNLYSSHQTLDVSFPDVNPSDLPENAQFSMTAGDFLEVYNEYDHWNCIATCFFIDCANNVVQFIETIYKTLKPGGVWINLGPLLYHFSDMPNEDSIEPSYEVVRQVILGFGFKIEKEKTQVKTRYAQNTNSMLQCEYNSVYFVCRKPNKQSVIDNKNNQLEMNGFNQSNDIEIDCDNDNINLDSNDVIISRN from the exons atggatACTGTTAatgataattgtaaaaaacgTATGTCCAATTCGTACGAAGATGAAGAAGAacgaaaacattttcaaagaATTGTTTCGGCATTTAAACATTAcaa acCACATTCACTGCAACGAGTGCGTAAAACTGAGAATTATTTATCCTCACTACCTCAACACCACCAGCAATTACTTATCAAATACCGCGAGCATTTGCAACAAGTTAAAGTTTGCATTGAACATAAtgcagaaataataaaattaataacacgAGGTGCTCcaagtatttttgaaaacgtCAATCCTCCAGACGAACATGACAGT ACATTAAATTCACGGCCAATTTTAGCTGATCAAGAGAAAGTCCAAGCAACTATTAAACAATTGATACGTGATTGGAGTGTACAGGGCATTGAAGAAAGGAAGACGTGTTATCAGCCTATTATTGATGAAATTATTCATCAATTTCCTCCAGATGAatg CGATCcgtcaaaaataaatgttctTGTACCTGGTGCTGGATTGGGACGACTCGCCTTCGAAATCGCTAAGCGAGGATACACTTGCCAAGGAAATGAGTTTTCGCTGTTTATGTTGTTTGCGTCATACTTTGTATtgaataa atgCAGAGAAGttaattcgtttaaaatttatcctTGGGTGCATCAAtacatgaataatttatattcgTCTCATCAAACGCTGGATGTATCGTTTCCGGATGTAAACCCAAGTGACTTGCCGGAGAATGCACAGTTTTCTATGACTGCTGGAGATTTTTTagag gTCTACAATGAATACGATCACTGGAATTGTATCGCGACTTGTTTTTTCATCGACTGCGCAAACAATGTCGTGCAATTCATCGAAACAATATACAAAACACTTAAACCCGGCGGTGTCTGGATAAATCTAGGCCCTCTGCTTTATCATTTCAGCGACATGCCCAACGAGGACTCAATCGAGCCCAGTTACGAAGTCGTCAGACAAGTTATTCTAGGTTTCGGTTTTAAAATCGAG aaAGAAAAAACCCAAGTTAAAACACGTTATGCGCAAAACACAAATAGTATGTTGCAATGTGAGTACAACAGTGTGTACTTCGTCTGCCGGAAGCCAAATAAACAGTCggttattgataataaaaataatcaattagaAATGAACGGCTTTAATCAGTCAAACGATATTGAAATCGATTGTGATAACGATAATATTAATCTTGACTCTAATGACGTAATTATTtcacgtaattaa
- the LOC130665222 gene encoding carnosine N-methyltransferase isoform X1, with protein MDTVNDNCKKRMSNSYEDEEERKHFQRIVSAFKHYKPHSLQRVRKTENYLSSLPQHHQQLLIKYREHLQQVKVCIEHNAEIIKLITRGAPSIFENVNPPDEHDSVRTITLNSRPILADQEKVQATIKQLIRDWSVQGIEERKTCYQPIIDEIIHQFPPDECDPSKINVLVPGAGLGRLAFEIAKRGYTCQGNEFSLFMLFASYFVLNKCREVNSFKIYPWVHQYMNNLYSSHQTLDVSFPDVNPSDLPENAQFSMTAGDFLEVYNEYDHWNCIATCFFIDCANNVVQFIETIYKTLKPGGVWINLGPLLYHFSDMPNEDSIEPSYEVVRQVILGFGFKIEKEKTQVKTRYAQNTNSMLQCEYNSVYFVCRKPNKQSVIDNKNNQLEMNGFNQSNDIEIDCDNDNINLDSNDVIISRN; from the exons atggatACTGTTAatgataattgtaaaaaacgTATGTCCAATTCGTACGAAGATGAAGAAGAacgaaaacattttcaaagaATTGTTTCGGCATTTAAACATTAcaa acCACATTCACTGCAACGAGTGCGTAAAACTGAGAATTATTTATCCTCACTACCTCAACACCACCAGCAATTACTTATCAAATACCGCGAGCATTTGCAACAAGTTAAAGTTTGCATTGAACATAAtgcagaaataataaaattaataacacgAGGTGCTCcaagtatttttgaaaacgtCAATCCTCCAGACGAACATGACAGTGTAAGaacaatt ACATTAAATTCACGGCCAATTTTAGCTGATCAAGAGAAAGTCCAAGCAACTATTAAACAATTGATACGTGATTGGAGTGTACAGGGCATTGAAGAAAGGAAGACGTGTTATCAGCCTATTATTGATGAAATTATTCATCAATTTCCTCCAGATGAatg CGATCcgtcaaaaataaatgttctTGTACCTGGTGCTGGATTGGGACGACTCGCCTTCGAAATCGCTAAGCGAGGATACACTTGCCAAGGAAATGAGTTTTCGCTGTTTATGTTGTTTGCGTCATACTTTGTATtgaataa atgCAGAGAAGttaattcgtttaaaatttatcctTGGGTGCATCAAtacatgaataatttatattcgTCTCATCAAACGCTGGATGTATCGTTTCCGGATGTAAACCCAAGTGACTTGCCGGAGAATGCACAGTTTTCTATGACTGCTGGAGATTTTTTagag gTCTACAATGAATACGATCACTGGAATTGTATCGCGACTTGTTTTTTCATCGACTGCGCAAACAATGTCGTGCAATTCATCGAAACAATATACAAAACACTTAAACCCGGCGGTGTCTGGATAAATCTAGGCCCTCTGCTTTATCATTTCAGCGACATGCCCAACGAGGACTCAATCGAGCCCAGTTACGAAGTCGTCAGACAAGTTATTCTAGGTTTCGGTTTTAAAATCGAG aaAGAAAAAACCCAAGTTAAAACACGTTATGCGCAAAACACAAATAGTATGTTGCAATGTGAGTACAACAGTGTGTACTTCGTCTGCCGGAAGCCAAATAAACAGTCggttattgataataaaaataatcaattagaAATGAACGGCTTTAATCAGTCAAACGATATTGAAATCGATTGTGATAACGATAATATTAATCTTGACTCTAATGACGTAATTATTtcacgtaattaa
- the LOC130665223 gene encoding histone H2A — translation MSGRGKGGKVKGKSKTRSSRAGLQFPVGRIHRMLRKGNYAERVGAGAPVYLAAVMEYLAAEVLELAGNAARDNKKTRIIPRHLQLAIRNDEELNKLLSGVTIAQGGVLPNIQAVLLPKKTEKSSS, via the coding sequence ATGTCTGGTCGCGGTAAAGGAGGCAAAGTAAAGGGAAAGTCAAAGACCCGTTCAAGCCGTGCAGGACTCCAGTTCCCAGTCGGTCGTATCCACCGAATGTTGCGTAAAGGAAATTACGCAGAACGAGTTGGTGCTGGTGCTCCAGTCTACCTCGCAGCTGTAATGGAATATTTGGCCGCTGAAGTTCTCGAGTTGGCAGGCAACGCTGCTCGTGATAACAAGAAGACTCGTATCATCCCACGTCATCTCCAATTGGCCATCCGTAACGACGAAGAGTTGAACAAACTTCTCTCAGGAGTCACCATCGCTCAAGGTGGAGTCTTACCCAACATCCAAGCTGTCTTGTTGCCCAAGAAAACCGAAAAAAGCAGCTCTTAA
- the LOC130664722 gene encoding histone H2B-like has translation MPPKASGKAVKKSGKAQKNITKSDKKGRKKKRKESYAIYIYKVLKQVHPDTGVSSKAMSIMNSFVNDIFERIAAEASRLAHYNKRSTITSREIQTAVRLLLPGELAKHAVSEGTKAVTKYTSSK, from the coding sequence ATGCCTCCGAAAGCAAGTGGTAAAGCCGTCAAGAAGTCTGGTAAAGCCCAGAAAAACATCACCAAGAGTGACAAGAAAGGACGCAAGAAGAAGCGTAAGGAAAGTTACGCTATCTACATCTACAAAGTATTGAAACAAGTTCATCCAGACACTGGAGTCTCCAGTAAAGCCATGAGCATCATGAACAGTTTCGTCAACGACATCTTCGAGCGTATCGCTGCCGAAGCTTCAAGACTTGCGCACTACAACAAGAGGTCAACCATCACCTCCCGGGAGATCCAAACTGCAGTTCGTCTTCTGCTTCCTGGTGAATTGGCCAAGCACGCCGTCTCTGAAGGAACCAAAGCTGTCACCAAATACACCAGCTCCAAATAA
- the LOC130664747 gene encoding histone H3 has product MARTKQTARKSTGGKAPRKQLATKAARKSAPATGGVKKPHRYRPGTVALREIRRYQKSTELLIRKLPFQRLVREIAQDFKTDLRFQSSAVMALQEASEAYLVGLFEDTNLCAIHAKRVTIMPKDIQLARRIRGERA; this is encoded by the coding sequence ATGGCTCGTACTAAGCAAACCGCTCGTAAGTCGACTGGTGGAAAGGCTCCACGCAAACAACTGGCTACCAAAGCCGCTCGTAAGAGTGCGCCAGCCACCGGAGGAGTCAAGAAGCCTCATCGTTACCGTCCCGGCACAGTAGCTCTTCGTGAAATTCGTCGCTACCAGAAGAGCACGGAACTTCTCATCCGTAAACTACCATTCCAACGTCTGGTTCGTGAAATCGCCCAAGATTTCAAGACTGATCTCCGATTCCAGAGCTCAGCTGTGATGGCTCTCCAGGAAGCCAGCGAAGCCTACTTAGTTGGTCTCTTCGAAGACACCAACCTCTGCGCCATCCACGCCAAGCGTGTCACCATCATGCCCAAGGACATCCAGTTGGCTCGTCGTATTCGAGGAGAACGTGCCTAA
- the LOC130664748 gene encoding histone H4: MTGRGKGGKGLGKGGAKRHRKVLRDNIQGITKPAIRRLARRGGVKRISGLIYEETRGVLKVFLENVIRDAVTYTEHAKRKTVTAMDVVYALKRQGRTLYGFGG; encoded by the coding sequence ATGACTGGTCGTGGTAAGGGAGGAAAAGGGTTGGGAAAAGGAGGAGCCAAGCGCCATCGTAAGGTTCTTCGTGATAACATCCAGGGAATCACTAAACCAGCGATCCGTCGTCTGGCTCGTCGTGGTGGAGTCAAGCGTATCTCTGGTCTGATCTACGAAGAGACCCGTGGAGTTCTTAAAGTCTTCCTTGAAAACGTTATCCGTGACGCCGTCACCTACACCGAGCACGCCAAGCGTAAGACCGTCACCGCCATGGACGTCGTCTACGCCCTGAAACGTCAAGGCCGTACTCTTTACGGTTTTGGAGGTTAA
- the LOC130664749 gene encoding histone H1-like, whose protein sequence is MTETSVSPAPVEEKAPAKVDSPKKAAAKKPATKATHPSAADMVTAAIKSLGERGGSSLQAIKKYIAANYKVDVEKQAPFIKKFLKAAVIKGTLVQTKGKGASGSFKLPVEKAAPKPKAAAKKPAAAKKPAAAKKPAAKKATGEAKAVKKPASPKKAPAKKSEAKKPAAKAPAKTKAAASPKAKKAAKAPTTKPKSPKPKKVAAPKTAKAPAKKTAAAKK, encoded by the coding sequence ATGACTGAGACATCTGTATCTCCAGCTCCAGTTGAAGAGAAGGCTCCGGCCAAGGTCGACTCGCCTAAAAAAGCTGCTGCCAAAAAACCAGCAACGAAGGCAACTCATCCAAGTGCTGCAGACATGGTCACTGCTGCCATCAAATCTCTTGGTGAACGTGGGGGATCATCTCTTCAGGCCATCAAGAAGTATATCGCTGCAAACTACAAGGTTGACGTTGAAAAGCAAGCGCCGTTCATCAAGAAGTTCCTCAAGGCCGCCGTCATCAAGGGAACTCTGGTTCAAACCAAAGGAAAAGGCGCATCTGGATCATTCAAACTTCCAGTTGAAAAAGCTGCACCTAAACCTAAAGCTGCCGCGAAGAAACCCGCTGCTGCAAAGAAACCTGCAGCTGCCAAAAAACCAGCAGCCAAGAAAGCAACCGGTGAAGCCAAAGCTGTCAAGAAGCCTGCATCGCCCAAAAAAGCACCTGCTAAAAAATCTGAGGCCAAGAAACCAGCAGCTAAAGCACCAGCTAAAACTAAAGCTGCTGCTTCTCCAAAAGCCAAGAAAGCTGCCAAGGCTCCAACAACTAAACCCAAGTCACCCAAGCCTAAGAAAGTTGCTGCACCAAAAACAGCAAAAGCGCCAGCTAAAAAAACTGCAGCAGCCAAAAAGTAA